In Oceanotoga teriensis, the DNA window GAAAACCCACAAATAATAACTTTAGCAAATAAAATGGTAAATAATGAAAATGGTACCGAAACATACTTCGTGAAAGAAAATGAAAAAACAATACAAAAATTGATGTCATGGACAACTTTAAGTATGGATGAAAGAAAAATAATAATAGCGATGACAGAACCTCTAACAGAAATAAATCAAGTTATAACAAAATTAGAACTAATAGGAATAATATTAGGAGTAGTTCAATTAATGTTTTTAATGTTATCCTTCTATATATATTTTGATATAAAGAAGAAAATTGGAAAAGAACAATCAAAAAAATTAGAAAAAATAATTCATGAAAGAACTAAAGAACTCGAAAAATCAAAAGAATTGATAAGTGATCAAAAAGAAGAACTTGAAGCCAGTAATGAACAACTAATTGCCTATAATGAAGAATTAATAGCTCAAAAAGAAGAATTAGAATTTTCTTTTGAAGAATTAAATAAAGTAACTGAAAAATTTGAAGAAATAATCCATATAATATCAAAAATAGATATAACAAAAAAGCCAAACAGAGATCAATTCTTATCAGACCTATTCAAGAGTGCCATGAAAATAACTCCAGAAGCTAACTATGGAAGTGTATTCAAATACGAAAATGATAAAATTGTATTTATAGACTGTGTTGGTCATGATTTAGAAAAACTTCAAGCACTTGATTTAAAAATGGAAATATTCGATCCAATTCCAAGAGAAAGAGCTACAATAATAAAAAATATAAACCAATATACCTTGAACAATATGGAAGGATCCACAAAGAAAGAATTTGCAGACGGATCTAAATTAATGAAAGAAACTCTAACATTTGATTTAAAAATAGACGATGTAAAAATAGCTGGAATAAGTTTAGATATAGCTCTCGAATCTGAAAAATATTTTGGAAATGAATCCTTAAAAGTAATGGAAGCCTTTAGAAATATAGCAAATGCATTCTTTAAAATACAAAAATCTCAAGAAAAACTAGAAAAATATGCAAATTATGATGAATTAACTGGAATATACAATAGAAGAATGGGAATGATAATTCTTGAGGAACAGATGAAATTCACAAAAAGATATTTAACTCCTCTATCAATATGTTTTTTAGATGTGAATAATCTAAAAATAACAAATGATAAATTTGGTCATAATACTGGTGATAAACTTTTAACAGATATAACAATGATAATAAAACAAAATATAAGAGAAATTGATATTTTATGTAGAATGGGTGGAGACGAATTTTTAATAATATTCCCAAAATGTACAGAAAGAAATGCAGAAATGATATGGGAAAGAATAAAAAAAGACTTTGACACCATAAATGAAATAGATAAAAAAGACTATGAAATAAGTGTTGCACATGGAATTTACGAATATAAATTTAATTCCTTCATAACCCTTGACGAATTAATATCATTTGCCGATAAAAAAATGTACACAGAAAAAAGAAAAATGAAAAAAGATGATAAATGTTAAATACTTAAAATATTAAATGCAGGGGTGGGGAAAAATGAAATATAGACTAAAAACTGTATTATTCATTCTTATAATGATAATATTCTTGATTTCTATACTCCTAACGGGGTTTTACAGTTACAAAATCTCCAAAAATGCTTTAAATGAAAAAGGGAAAATACTATTAAAAAATTCTGTAAAAAGTGCGATGGTTTTGGCAAAAGAAAAATACAATGACCATATAAAAAAATATGGAAATGAAGAAAATTCAAAAATTTCTTTAGAAAATGCTCTATCGAGTATCCCTTCCGATCAAGAAAATGACTATTATATAATATATGATTCAAAAGGAAATATAATAATGCATCCAGAAATAAAAAATCAAAATGCATATAACTATTCTGATGCAAAGAATCCAGAATTCAAAATGGTACAAAAAACTATAGAAATTGCAAAAAATGGTGGAGGATATATAGAATACAATTGGAAATATCCAAAAAATACTTCTATAGGATTAAAAATATCATATGCAGAATACTTTGAACCATGGGATTTGATAATAACTTCAACGGCTTATTATTCAGATTTCAATAAAGAAGCCGAAAAAATAAAAAACTATATGATAATATTCTCAATAATATTCATATCACTTGGAATAATATACATAAACAATTTCAGTAAAAAAATTTCAAAACCA includes these proteins:
- a CDS encoding GGDEF domain-containing protein encodes the protein MKFNKIDIIFISILLSFIIIMTLGITTFTNKSIELQQNEFKMRQIGKVEIIKSSMFIQINTLISHIDTLSKSKYAHLSIKDSIFIPEIVKDDYMNHNELIAHTFLDKNLNPIGFYSKETNDKNSEIYSELRKYIENNYDTIKNIDDMLITNIKVTDNYEFFSIIKKIPTYSEVKYLIFTINLNSLIENYIKILPNNIMKSIFIIDEKKQIIHDHDEYEIGKNIEEIYKENPQIITLANKMVNNENGTETYFVKENEKTIQKLMSWTTLSMDERKIIIAMTEPLTEINQVITKLELIGIILGVVQLMFLMLSFYIYFDIKKKIGKEQSKKLEKIIHERTKELEKSKELISDQKEELEASNEQLIAYNEELIAQKEELEFSFEELNKVTEKFEEIIHIISKIDITKKPNRDQFLSDLFKSAMKITPEANYGSVFKYENDKIVFIDCVGHDLEKLQALDLKMEIFDPIPRERATIIKNINQYTLNNMEGSTKKEFADGSKLMKETLTFDLKIDDVKIAGISLDIALESEKYFGNESLKVMEAFRNIANAFFKIQKSQEKLEKYANYDELTGIYNRRMGMIILEEQMKFTKRYLTPLSICFLDVNNLKITNDKFGHNTGDKLLTDITMIIKQNIREIDILCRMGGDEFLIIFPKCTERNAEMIWERIKKDFDTINEIDKKDYEISVAHGIYEYKFNSFITLDELISFADKKMYTEKRKMKKDDKC